Part of the Robbsia sp. KACC 23696 genome, AACGAAATCGATCCGCCGTTCCGCATTCGCTTACTTTTCGGGCTCCGGCGCGCGCAGACGTGCAACGTTTCAGCGTCCCGATACACTGCATTTTGCATTCTTGAGACCCCTGTCCCTTACAATATCGGAAACGGCAGTTGCAATTCAATTGCTTAATCCAATGTGAGGAGCTTCATGATCATCAAACCGCGTGTCCGTGGCTTTATCTGCGTGACGACCCACCCGGCCGGCTGCGAAGCCAACGTCAAAGAACAAATCGCCTATGTCCAGAAGCATGGCGCGATCGAGAACGGGCCGAAGCGGGTGCTCGTGATCGGTGCATCGACCGGCTATGGCCTGGCGGCCCGGATCTCTGCAGCTTTCGGCTGTGGCGCCGATACGCTGGGCGTGTTCTTCGAGCGTGCCGGCAGCGAAGACAAGCCGGGTACCGCCGGCTGGTACAACACGGCGGCGTTCGAGAAGCTGGCCACCGAAAAGGGCGTGTATGCCCGCAGCATCAACGGTGATGCGTTCTCGACCGCGGTCAAGACGGAAACGATCGATATCATCAAGCGCGATCTGGGCCAGGTCGATCTGGTGGTCTATAGCCTGGCATCGCCCCGCCGGACGCATCCGATCACGGGCGAGGTCTTTAACTCGACCTTGAAGCCTGTCGGTAAGGATGCGACGTTCCGCGGACTCGATACCGATAAGGAAGTGATCAAGGACACCGTTCTCGCGGCAGCGACGCAAACGGAAATCGACAATACCGTCGCCGTGATGGGCGGTGAAGACTGGCAGATGTGGATCGACGCATTGTCCGACGCTGGTGTGCTGGCCGACGGTGCGAAGACGACCGCGTTCACGTATCTGGGCGAGAAAATCACGCACGATATCTATTGGAACGGCTCGATTGGTGCAGCGAAGAAGGATCTCGACCAGAAGGTCATCGCGATCCGCCAGAAGCTGGCGGCCGCTGGCGGCGATGCACGCGTGTCCGTATTGAAAGCCGTCGTGACGCAAGCCAGCTCTGCCATCCC contains:
- the fabV gene encoding enoyl-ACP reductase FabV codes for the protein MIIKPRVRGFICVTTHPAGCEANVKEQIAYVQKHGAIENGPKRVLVIGASTGYGLAARISAAFGCGADTLGVFFERAGSEDKPGTAGWYNTAAFEKLATEKGVYARSINGDAFSTAVKTETIDIIKRDLGQVDLVVYSLASPRRTHPITGEVFNSTLKPVGKDATFRGLDTDKEVIKDTVLAAATQTEIDNTVAVMGGEDWQMWIDALSDAGVLADGAKTTAFTYLGEKITHDIYWNGSIGAAKKDLDQKVIAIRQKLAAAGGDARVSVLKAVVTQASSAIPMMPLYLSLLFRVMKEKGTHEGCIEQVYGLYKDSLYGKTPHVDEEGRLRADYKELDPAVQAEVVQLWDKVTNDNIYELTDFAGYKKEFLRLFGFEIDGVDYEADTNPVVPIPNLVQM